Genomic DNA from Setaria italica strain Yugu1 chromosome V, Setaria_italica_v2.0, whole genome shotgun sequence:
TAATCATGGTAATTGATGTTTCTGTGCATCTACTCATCCGGCTATATGATATATTGTGTTTATCTTCCTTCACGTCCGGTGCCGGGTAGATACACAACATATGGCTTCTGTTCTTTCTAATCACATCTTTCACATCTTATTTTGAAAGATCAACCATTTATTGAACCGGAGTAAATAAATATAAAGATCGTTGTAAATTCAAATcaaaatgaaagaaagaagTGTGTCGTTTCTTCCATCAATTTTACTAAAAGGAAAGCTTCAAAACTCTTATTATACTGTGAGTTGGTGAAGAAACCAAATCAATTAATTGTAATCTTCTAAAATGACTTTTGCAACCTACCTGCAATGTTTATCACCATTAATCTTTAGCTTTTAAGATGGTAAATGATTTGCATGTGGGAATTATACTTGTAGCTTTTAAGTTTCACTCCATTCGAATTCAAAAGAAAAGCCTCTGGTATTCAACTAAAAAAacttgttcaaagatttataagAAAAAGGTAGAGGAGATGGTATGCACAAAACTATGTGGACATGAGACATGAATTGAGAAAGCAGACATTGAACTTTCCCATAAATTTCTCCAATACATTAGCTCATTCAAATTCGAGATGACATTTGAATGATttggttcaaaaaaaatactcaagTTGCGCAACCTTTGAAGCAGGATAACCCAATGACTTATGATTAGGAAATATTCCACGGTTAACCAGTGCATTACTAGTTTCAATGATATCTATTTTCTTATTTCTAAACATATTTATCCTCAAACGATTATAATGCAAACCACTAATCTAAGGTCCTGCTTGGATaggaggtgttaaagtttaacaccatACTTTTAACACCCTTTTATCACATTGCCTTCCAAACACATGTGTTAAAAGggatgtgttaaaatttaacacccccaATTTCATAAACACCTCAAGGGGTGTTAAAAGTTattaaacttgttaaaagtggtccccctctccactttttcccatcattgcccccttctctctcctccctctctctccaccggcCATAAGTGAGGAGGTAATGGAGTCATTTCTCatcaaaggtgttaaagtttaacacaccatCTAAACACCCCAATatgttaaattttagcactccGATCCTGTTTGGcaaggggtgttaaagtttaacaccctacttttaacactttttaacatttttctgtccaaacacttgtgttaaaagtgaggtgttaaagtttaacaccccattttcataaacacatggagggggtgttaaaacttgctaaagatgttaaaagtggtccccctctccactttttcccaggttaccccttctctctcctccctctctctccgccggccataaatgagggggcaattgagtcatttcccaccaaaggtgttaaagtttaacacattatccaaacaccccaatgtgttaaactttagcactctatttgagtgttaaaactttaacacttatTAAATTTTAACatagggtatccaaacaggtccTCCATTTGAGAATGttaaaattttagcacctgttaaattttagcccggTATCAAACAAACCCTAAGTCACGATTATAATGCAAATAAACTCTTCGGAGTAAGCCACGAGGCACGAGCAGAGCATGACAAAGTGACAGACCAGCAAGCACCCTCCACTCTTCTCGGTCCACTAAGGACCAGGTCCAGCCGCGAATCCCTCCCCACCATCCTCCTCCTTATTCCCCACCCCGACCCCGATTCCCAAACCCTCCACCCTTTCCCGTAGCGCGGAGCCGCCACTCCCCACACCCGCACACCACTCTGAGGAAAACCTAGATCCGgacccctcgccgccggccatggcgacgCGCCGGGCcctctcctccatcctccgctcCGCCTCTCGCCTCCGCGCAGCCTCCCCGTCCCCGGTCCCGCGCGCGCCGCTCCACCACCGCCCGTCCCCCGCGGGCTTCCTCCTCAACCGCGCCGCCTCCtacgcctcctccgccgcggcccaggcggcgcccgccccgccgcccccgtccACTGGCAAGACAACCGGTGGCGGCAAGATCACCGATGAgttcaccggcgccggcgccatcgGCCAGGTGTGCCAGGTCATCGGTGCCGTCGTGGACGTTCGGTTCGACGAGGGTCTGCCCCCGATCCTGACGGCGCTCGAGGTGCTCGACAACAACATCCGCCTCGTGCTCGAGGTGGCTCAGCATCTCGGGGAGAACATGGTCCGCACCATCGCCATGGACGGGACTGAGGGGCTCGTCCGCGGCCAGCGTGTGCTCAACACCGGCTCTCCCATCACTGTAAGCCCATTTCCTATCATTTCTCGTCCCCTTTCGTGTTTTGAGATGATTGACTCGGATCTAATCTGACGAATTGGAGAATCGGCGGTTGTTAGATTTGGTCTGGGCGTACGGATCCATTTATTGTCTATTGAATTCTTGCTTTATAGATCCACGACTGTTGTTTGTTACCAGGGGCATGCTGTACCGATTTTGTAGATGATCAACATGCCAAACGTTTAGGATGTGGACTGCAAATACTGAAACCAATGTAGCATTCCCATCATGGTCTAACAACATTGGAAATGTGGATCCATAGAATCATTTTTTCTGTCTAAATGTCTCATCTGTAGATGATAAACCTATTTATGATTTGATTGTTTGTTAAAAGGTATTGTATAACATGTCACACTCTGGTCCGAGTTGACACTGAATGGATGGGGGCTTATATGGTTATTGATCTCAAAATAAACCGTAGGTAGTCATAAATTATCCAATTCTGCGCACGATTCAAAggttttcccttttcttttgtcATATATGTAGCTTATAAAGTTGCAGGCGTGCAGCCTATAGCTTATTGTTTGCATGTTCAGCTTTCGTGCTTACTGCTTATGTGCTTCCGCTCTATGATACCGGCCACTGAACTCATACTTCTTCATTGGATGAAAACAAGTTGTTATAGCCTGATATGTAGGATTGTTATCTATGTATTGAATCTGTAGGCTGTAGATACTTACAACATCTGATCTTAGTTGTTGCTATTATCTTTAGTACCTTGGTACCACCAGCTTCTGAACCTTGCATCTGTTTGTGTTTATGACTATATTTTGTTTCTAGGTCCCTGTTGGTAGGGCAACACTTGGACGCATTATGAATGTTATTGGCGAGCCTATTGATGAGAAGGGAGATATAAGTAAGTCTGCATGACCTGCATTTACATGTGACATCTACGCATATACTACTAGAAATCatgtttatatttttcttttgttgcttgCTCCTCTTGTCTTCAGCGACGAACCACTTCCTCCCTATCCATCGTGAAGCCCCAGCTTTCGTTGAGCAAGCTACAGAGCAGCAAATTCTTGTTACTGGAATCAAGGTACACCTCCTTTTCTTTGGAAGTGATGAGAAAGTTTGCTAGGGTGTTTTCAGTTTTCACCATGCAAGGCTTAGCATGCATTAACGCAACACGTGTATTTCTATCAGGTTGTGGATCTCCTTGCACCCTACCAAAGAGGAGGTAAAATCGGTCTCTTTGGTGGTGCAGGGGTGGGCAAAACTGTCCTTATCATGGAGCTCATTAACAACGTTGCCAAGGCCCATGGTTAGTTCCTTATACAGAAGTTGATGGTCGTATTGTGttttttgtgttttttgtgtttttttgtATGTTTTTATGTTTACTTATTTATGCATTTCTTCATCTAGGTGGTTTCTCTGTCTTCGCTGGTGTTGGAGAACGTACTCGTGAGGGTAATGACTTGTACAGGGAAATGATTGAGAGTGGTGTCATTAAGCTTGGTGACAAGCAGGTAAATGACCAAGATTTCTAATATGTCGTTGGGTTCCATATTTTTTTAGTTGAGTGTTCCTCACATTGTACTTTGTGGCAGAGTGAGAGCAAGTGCGCTCTTGTCTACGGGCAAATGAATGAGCCCCCTGGTGCTCGTGCTCGTGTTGGACTGACTGGTTTGACTGTTGCCGAGCATTTCCGTGATGCTGAAGGACAGGATGTGCTTCTCTTCATTGATAACATTTTCCGTTTCACCCAGGTAAGTTCTATGCGGATCCTCCTCCTGTTTCAAGTACTCGCAATGGTATTCTTGTTATTTGGTATGCAGATGACAATTAGCCAAACAGTCTCTGATGTCCTTTCTAATATGTATTATTCCCATAAAAAAGGCTTCTTTGAATCACCCTATTTTTTGCCTTGATTTGCACACGTTACAGCTGAAAGACTAGTACatccccccccctcccccaacacacacacacataaaaaaaaagaggaaaaaaacacAGCTGAAAACCTGTCCATTTGgtctctattttcttttttgccttGATTTTTTGTGTACATCTGACCTGAAAACCTGTGCGTTTGGTATATACTGTCTCTCTGTTTTTGCCTTGATTTTATGTAGATTACAGCTAAACCTATACATCTGGTCTGTGTCTGTCAGGCGAACTCTGAGGTGTCTGCTCTGCTGGGTCGTATTCCATCTGCTGTGGGATACCAACCCACCCTTGCCACGGATCTTGGAGGACTGCAGGAGCGGATTACCACCACAAAGAAGGGTTCTATTACATCTGTTCAAGCTATTTATGTTCCTGCTGATGACTTGACAGATCCTGCCCCTGCAACCACCTTCGCCCATCTTGATGCCACTACCGTGTTGTCACGTCAGGTATGCCTGTCTCATGTATAGATACAATTTCTATGGATTTGTGCCGTTGCTATTATGAGTACGATGTGATTGTTTCTTGTGCAGATTTCTGAGCTTGGTATTTACCCTGCTGTCGACCCTCTGGACTCCACATCCAGAATGTTGTCCCCCCACGTGCTGGGTGAGGACCACTACAACACTGCTCGTGGTGTTCAGAAGGTTCTTCAGAATTACAAGAACCTCCAAGATATTATTGCCATTTTGGGAATGGATGAGCTCAGTGAAGATGACAAGTTGACGGTCGCTCGTGCTAGGAAGATTCAGCGGTTCCTTAGCCAGCCTTTCCATGTTGCTGAAGTTTTCACGGGTGCACCTGGAAAGTATGTTGAGCTGAAGGAGAGTGTTAAAAGTTTCCAGGTATGGCATAACATGTCCCCTCTCCCTTTTTGAACAGCAGGATTGCACCATTTTCACCTTTGCCAAATTGGTGTTGTTTGGGTAAACATGCCTCTTGTCCTTTGCCTAATAGCATGGTACTCTGTGCAAGGTTAAATTTTGTGGAATTTAGTGAGTTGTCTGATATGTTTGTTAGGTATTGAAT
This window encodes:
- the LOC111257378 gene encoding ATP synthase subunit beta, mitochondrial-like, yielding MATRRALSSILRSASRLRAASPSPVPRAPLHHRPSPAGFLLNRAASYASSAAAQAAPAPPPPSTGKTTGGGKITDEFTGAGAIGQVCQVIGAVVDVRFDEGLPPILTALEVLDNNIRLVLEVAQHLGENMVRTIAMDGTEGLVRGQRVLNTGSPITVPVGRATLGRIMNVIGEPIDEKGDITTNHFLPIHREAPAFVEQATEQQILVTGIKVVDLLAPYQRGGKIGLFGGAGVGKTVLIMELINNVAKAHGGFSVFAGVGERTREGNDLYREMIESGVIKLGDKQSESKCALVYGQMNEPPGARARVGLTGLTVAEHFRDAEGQDVLLFIDNIFRFTQANSEVSALLGRIPSAVGYQPTLATDLGGLQERITTTKKGSITSVQAIYVPADDLTDPAPATTFAHLDATTVLSRQISELGIYPAVDPLDSTSRMLSPHVLGEDHYNTARGVQKVLQNYKNLQDIIAILGMDELSEDDKLTVARARKIQRFLSQPFHVAEVFTGAPGKYVELKESVKSFQGVLDGKYDDLPEQSFYMVGGIEEVIAKAEKIAKESAS